A single region of the Phaenicophaeus curvirostris isolate KB17595 chromosome 4, BPBGC_Pcur_1.0, whole genome shotgun sequence genome encodes:
- the NEIL3 gene encoding endonuclease 8-like 3 — MVEGPGCKLCGERLRGRLRPGQTVRGVRGRDPAAGAAVREVGAVTAASEKRISGHDFLIGHVYRGVETLGKELFMYFDQKALRIHFGMNGSMRINPDGCKDRNGAPAVLEIQLAEDTVCFFEVTAEYRSAAESEQKVRMMESLDVCSPKFSFLRAESEIKQQKTRMLCDVLLDQAVLPGVGNIIKNEALFDSGLHPAVKVCQLTDEHICCLVKMTRDFTMLFYKCRKTGSPLYKHYKVYKRPTCGQCSGKITVCRLGENNRMTYFCSQCQKADPQLVNVGKLPTRNSLIGWACGRGSCSNEHVAQKSEEEWTCVRCTLINKPSAEICDACLTSRPEVTKTENVEDSAAFNINLMKYPCNNFGKPSTEIKINRKTAFGTTTLVLTDLGSKAVLKNDTEISHGDSQCIGPKRNCNQIQNNVYQSGGSIDKDCSTHRTAMALSSCQQLLSFKHIEKKQKTDNLSSVHQHNTGISTPQANVTDDTRMLSARHPRCSKHSRLCSLRVVRKDGENKGRQFYSCPLPRETQCDYFQWADLNFPFCKHGKRCVMKTVLKIGPNNGKNFFVCPLGKEKQCGFFQWAENGPGMEIIR; from the exons ACTGCTGCAAGTGAGAAGAGAATCTCTGGTCATGATTTTCTTATTGGGCATGTTTACAGGGGTGTGGAGACATTGGGAAAGGaactttttatgtattttgatCAGAAAGCTTTAAG GATTCACTTTGGTATGAACGGTTCCATGCGCATTAATCCTGATGGATGCAAAGACAGAAATGGAGCACCAGCAGTTTTGGAGATACAGCTTGCAGAGgatactgtttgtttttttgaggTGACAGCGGAGTATAG aagtgcAGCTGAGAGTGAGCAGAAAGTGAGAATGATGGAAAGCTTGGATGTCTGTTCCCCAAAGTTTAGCTTCTTAAGAGCAGAAAGTGAGATTAAGCAACAGAAAACCCGCATGTTGTGTGATGTTTTGCTGGATCAAGCAGTATTACCTGGTGTGGGAAATATTATAAAAAATGAAGCACTGTTTGACAGTGGTCTCCATCCAGCTGTTAAG GTTTGTCAGCTGACAGATGAGCACATATGTTGTTTGGTGAAAATGACACGTGATTTTACAATGCTTTTTTATAAG TGCCGCAAGACTGGGTCTCCACTCTACAAACACTACAAAGTATACAAGCGCCCAACCTGTGGTCAGTGCAGTGGAAAGATCACTGTGTGTCGTTTAGGAGAGAATAACAGGATGACCTACTTCTGCTCTCAATGTCAAAAGGCAGATCCCCAGCTTGTCAATGTTGG CAAACTGCCAACTAGAAATAGCCTAATTGGCTGGGCATGTGGCAGGGGGTCATGTTCTAATGAACATGTAGCTCAGAAATCTGAAGAAGAGTGGACGTGTGTGCGCTGTACCCTAATAAACAAGCCTTCTGCTGAAATTTGTGATGCCTGTTTGACTTCAAGGCCTGAAG tTACAAAGACAGAGAATGTTGAAGATTCTGCAGCCTTTAACATAAACTTAATGAAGTACCCTTGTAATAATTTTGGAAAGCcaagcacagaaataaagatCAATAGGAAAACTGCATTTGGAACTACAACTCTTGTATTAACAGATCTTGGTAGTAAAGCTGTTCTGAAAAATGATACCGAAATATCTCATGGAGACTCTCAATGTATTGGTCCAAAAAGAAATTGCAATCAAATCCAAAACAATGTCTACCAGTCAGGGGGAAGCATAGATAAAGATTGCTCAACACACAGAACTGCTATGGCTTTGTCCTCCTGTCAGCAACTTCTCTCTTTCAAACACatagagaagaaacagaaaactgataaTCTATCCTCTGTTCACCAACATAATACAGGAATCAG CACACCCCAAGCGAATGTAACAGATGATACTCGTATGTTAAGTGCGCGTCATCCTCGCTGCAGTAAACACAGCCGTCTCTGCAGCCTCAGAGTTGTAAGAAAGGACGGAGAAAACAAGGGCAGGCAGTTTTATAGCTGTCCTTTACCCAGAGAAACTCAGTGTGACTACTTTCAA TGGGCTGACTtgaattttccattttgtaaaCATGGCAAGCGATGTGTTATGAAGACTGTGCTGAAGATTGGTCCAAATAATGGAAAGAACTTTTTTGTGTGCCCtcttgggaaggaaaagcagtgtggCTTTTTCCAGTGGGCAGAAAATGGGCCAGGTATGGAGATTATTCGTTGA